From a single Gemmatimonadota bacterium genomic region:
- a CDS encoding SDR family oxidoreductase: MNEAATLLERTIAATEFLEAIIDNRALLAEVPVEERVRLLKAAGMVSRPDALARRRVVKAARVDRRAAKVHRIESVLAETGIRKLRRETVFTTPNVFPPSDFEQQDVPEPEFREASEPQHCYICKQDFSAIHHFYDQMCPECAEMNFRKRTELADLTGRVALLTGGRVKIGYQAGIKLLRCGARLIVTTRFPRDSAARYAREPDFGTWGHRLQIYGLDLRHTPSVEAFCHQLVTTEDRLDFIINNACQTVRRPPEFYEHMMEGEAASLAGMPEPARKLLGAYEGLRGYHMLPEASAVPAPLGRPLAGIAGLTHSAELSQVRLLPEEQAAQQALFPVGRLDQDLQQVDLRDRNSWRLLMAEVPSVELLEVQLVNAVAPFILNARLKPLMLRTANRDKHIVNVSAVEGQFYRRFKTTRHPHTNMAKAALNMMTRTSATDYQADGIHMNSVDTGWVTDEDPEELAARKVAEHRFHPPLDIVDGAARIVDPIISGINTGEHIWGKFLKDYVPTDW, from the coding sequence ATGAATGAAGCCGCAACCCTCCTGGAGCGGACGATCGCCGCCACCGAATTCCTCGAAGCCATTATCGACAACCGGGCCCTGCTGGCCGAGGTGCCGGTCGAGGAACGGGTCCGCCTCCTCAAGGCCGCCGGGATGGTTTCCCGGCCCGACGCCCTCGCCCGCCGCCGGGTGGTCAAGGCCGCCCGCGTCGATCGTCGGGCCGCGAAGGTGCACCGGATCGAGAGCGTCCTGGCTGAAACTGGCATCCGGAAACTCCGCCGCGAAACCGTGTTCACCACCCCGAACGTCTTTCCACCGTCCGACTTCGAACAGCAGGACGTTCCCGAGCCCGAGTTCCGCGAAGCCTCCGAGCCCCAGCACTGCTACATCTGCAAGCAGGATTTCTCGGCCATCCACCACTTCTACGATCAGATGTGCCCCGAGTGCGCCGAGATGAACTTCCGGAAACGCACCGAACTGGCCGACCTCACCGGGCGGGTGGCCCTGTTGACCGGCGGGCGGGTCAAGATCGGCTACCAAGCCGGTATCAAGTTGCTCCGCTGCGGCGCCCGGCTGATCGTTACCACCCGCTTCCCGCGCGACTCGGCCGCCCGGTACGCCCGCGAACCGGATTTCGGAACATGGGGACACCGGCTCCAGATCTACGGGCTCGATCTCCGGCACACGCCGAGCGTCGAGGCGTTCTGCCATCAACTGGTGACGACCGAAGACCGGCTCGATTTCATCATCAACAACGCCTGCCAAACCGTGCGCCGTCCGCCCGAGTTCTACGAGCACATGATGGAGGGCGAAGCCGCCTCGCTGGCCGGCATGCCCGAACCGGCTCGCAAGCTGTTAGGCGCCTACGAGGGCCTCCGGGGCTATCACATGCTGCCCGAGGCGAGCGCGGTGCCGGCGCCGCTCGGCCGGCCCCTGGCCGGGATCGCGGGTCTGACCCATTCGGCGGAGCTCTCCCAGGTCCGCCTGTTGCCCGAGGAACAGGCGGCTCAGCAGGCGCTGTTCCCGGTGGGCCGCCTCGACCAAGACCTCCAGCAGGTCGACCTTCGCGATCGGAACTCCTGGCGCCTGCTCATGGCGGAGGTGCCCTCGGTCGAGTTGCTCGAGGTGCAGTTGGTCAACGCCGTGGCGCCGTTCATCCTGAACGCCCGGCTCAAGCCGCTGATGCTCCGGACCGCCAACCGCGACAAGCACATCGTCAACGTGTCCGCGGTCGAAGGCCAGTTCTACCGCCGGTTCAAGACCACCCGGCACCCCCACACCAACATGGCCAAGGCCGCGCTCAACATGATGACCCGCACCTCGGCCACCGATTACCAGGCCGACGGGATCCACATGAATAGCGTCGACACCGGGTGGGTGACCGACGAAGACCCCGAGGAACTCGCGGCCCGGAAGGTGGCCGAGCACCGGTTCCATCCCCCGCTCGACATCGTCGACGGCGCGGCCCGGATCGTCGACCCGATCATTTCCGGAATCAACACGGGTGAACACATTTGGGGTAAGTTTCTGAAAGACTACGTCCCGACCGACTGGTAA
- a CDS encoding Zn-dependent hydrolase has product MLAALPRSGFGRRTAPLHVNGARLNDALTRFDAIGRTAGGINRVAYSEADGAGRAFTLDLFRQAGLTPRLDAAGNILGRIEGSDRSLPPILIGSHVDSVPDGGNFDGPVGSFGAIEVARCLREQGVRLRHPLEVVVWQNEEGGTIGSKLAIGALAEADLDKVARSGKTIRDGIGIIGGQLSKLAEAVRAPGSVACYLELHIEQGGLLEKAGLQIGVVQGIVGLRWIEVTIDGLANHAGATPMDQRHDAMLAAAKFTVAVNDAVTAEPGRQVATVGRLTASPNTTNVIPGRVVLTVDLRDLDPARLSRFFAAFETLGRDIGAATGTTFAFKHLVDSEPAIADPRVIQWIDASAGSLGLTRQPMPSGAGHDAQEIARIAPMGMIFVPSVGGISHSPREFTKPDDITRGADVLLNAVIAVDRP; this is encoded by the coding sequence ATGCTGGCCGCCCTCCCGCGGTCCGGCTTTGGCCGGCGCACCGCCCCGCTCCACGTGAACGGCGCCCGGCTGAACGACGCGCTCACGCGGTTCGACGCCATTGGCCGGACCGCCGGCGGCATCAACCGGGTAGCCTACTCCGAGGCCGATGGCGCCGGGCGGGCCTTTACCCTCGACCTCTTCCGGCAGGCCGGGCTCACCCCCCGGCTCGACGCGGCCGGTAACATCCTCGGCCGGATCGAGGGGAGCGATCGGTCACTGCCGCCGATCCTGATCGGGTCGCATGTCGATTCGGTTCCCGATGGCGGCAACTTCGATGGCCCGGTCGGTTCGTTTGGCGCCATCGAGGTTGCCCGGTGTCTCCGTGAGCAGGGCGTCAGGCTCCGCCACCCGCTCGAGGTCGTGGTCTGGCAGAACGAAGAAGGCGGCACCATCGGCAGCAAGCTCGCCATCGGGGCTTTGGCCGAGGCCGACCTCGATAAAGTGGCCCGGTCCGGCAAGACCATCCGCGACGGGATCGGGATCATTGGCGGGCAGTTGTCGAAGTTGGCGGAGGCCGTCCGGGCCCCGGGGAGCGTGGCCTGCTACCTCGAACTGCACATCGAGCAGGGCGGCTTGCTCGAAAAGGCCGGACTCCAGATCGGGGTGGTTCAGGGCATCGTCGGCCTCCGCTGGATCGAGGTGACCATCGACGGGCTTGCCAACCACGCCGGTGCCACTCCAATGGACCAGCGCCACGACGCCATGCTCGCGGCCGCCAAGTTCACGGTGGCCGTCAACGACGCCGTCACCGCCGAACCCGGCCGCCAAGTGGCCACGGTGGGGCGCCTCACGGCTTCGCCGAACACCACCAATGTGATTCCGGGACGGGTGGTCCTGACCGTCGACCTCCGGGACCTCGACCCCGCCCGGCTCTCCCGGTTCTTCGCCGCCTTCGAAACACTCGGCCGCGACATCGGCGCCGCCACCGGTACGACGTTCGCCTTCAAACACCTGGTGGACAGCGAACCGGCAATCGCCGATCCGCGGGTCATCCAGTGGATCGACGCGAGCGCCGGATCCCTCGGCTTGACCCGGCAGCCGATGCCGAGCGGGGCGGGCCACGACGCCCAGGAAATCGCCCGGATCGCCCCAATGGGGATGATCTTCGTGCCGAGCGTCGGCGGGATCAGCCACTCCCCGAGAGAGTTCACCAAACCAGACGATATCACCCGCGGGGCGGATGTCCTCCTCAACGCCGTCATCGCGGTCGACCGGCCCTAA
- a CDS encoding pirin family protein: MSIRPVKRIIPAAPTIEGAGVKLHRGFGFGTTNEFDPFLLFDDFRNDRPGDYAAGFPWHPHRGIETITYVLAGTVDHTDSLGNQGSLGAGDVQWMTAGSGILHQEMPHGDPAGRMHGFQLWANLPSSLKMTAPRYQDVTAPDIPEVTDDDGTRVRVVCGDFWGKQGPVDGIAAEPRYLDVWVPPGRRKVLPVETERHAFAYVFEGAGGFKDASASRPVLTEDGVTEHNAEWSTTGNRSLVLFDRGDEVVVQAGEAGIRFLLVSGKPLAEPVAWYGPIVMNTQAELREALSDLERGTFIRSA, from the coding sequence ATGTCGATCAGACCAGTGAAACGGATCATTCCCGCGGCCCCCACCATCGAGGGCGCGGGCGTGAAGCTCCACCGCGGGTTCGGGTTCGGCACGACCAACGAGTTTGACCCCTTCCTGTTGTTCGACGACTTCCGAAACGACCGACCGGGCGACTACGCCGCCGGTTTCCCCTGGCATCCCCATCGCGGCATCGAGACCATCACCTACGTCCTGGCCGGCACGGTCGACCACACCGACAGCCTTGGCAATCAAGGCTCCCTCGGCGCTGGGGACGTGCAGTGGATGACGGCCGGCAGCGGCATCCTCCATCAGGAAATGCCCCACGGCGACCCAGCCGGCCGGATGCACGGGTTTCAACTCTGGGCCAATTTGCCGTCGTCGCTCAAGATGACCGCCCCGCGCTATCAAGACGTGACCGCCCCCGACATCCCGGAAGTGACCGACGACGACGGGACCCGAGTCCGGGTGGTCTGCGGCGACTTCTGGGGAAAGCAGGGTCCGGTCGACGGCATCGCCGCCGAGCCGCGGTACCTCGACGTGTGGGTCCCGCCCGGCCGCCGGAAGGTCCTCCCGGTGGAAACCGAACGCCACGCGTTTGCCTATGTCTTCGAGGGGGCCGGCGGCTTCAAGGATGCCTCGGCGTCCCGCCCCGTCCTGACCGAGGACGGCGTCACGGAGCACAACGCCGAGTGGTCCACCACCGGCAATCGTTCGTTGGTCCTCTTCGATCGGGGTGATGAGGTGGTGGTTCAGGCCGGCGAGGCCGGCATCCGGTTCTTGCTGGTCTCGGGCAAACCCCTCGCCGAGCCGGTGGCCTGGTATGGTCCGATCGTGATGAACACCCAAGCGGAACTACGCGAGGCCCTGAGCGATCTCGAGCGCGGGACCTTCATCCGGTCTGCCTAA
- a CDS encoding MFS transporter: MPSKLEATPGFNRWLIPPAALAIHLSIGQAYAFSVFNLPLSHALGIAEPAPGDWKLTQLGWVFTLAIVFLGLSAARFGRWLERVGPRTSGLAAAGCWGAGFLIAAAGVSSHQLWLVLLGYGVVGGCGLGLGYITPVSTLIKWFPDHRGMATGMAIMGFGGGAMIAAPLSTALMRRFAGPDSVGVAETFVVLGIGYAALMAVGALLFRLPAPGWTPAGFDPDRLARRSITKENVDPDTAIKTRVFWLLWIVLCLNVTAGIGVLGQASAMIQEVFGGQITAAAAAGFVGLLSLFNMAGRFFWSSLSDRIGRKPTYAIFFGLGTALYAAVPAAGARGGIGLFVACFAVILTMYGGGFATIPAYLSDLFGTRFVGAIHGRLLTAWSTAGVLGPVLVNYLREYQIDRGVPKAQAYNVTMVVMAGLLVVGFAANLAVRPVAARYYLPHQPDDVGGPSLATVHGPRAPTSTWPVIAAWLFVGGPLAWGVWSTLVKAAQLFANR; the protein is encoded by the coding sequence ATGCCATCCAAGCTCGAAGCCACACCGGGGTTCAATCGCTGGTTGATTCCCCCCGCCGCCTTGGCCATCCATCTCTCGATCGGCCAAGCTTACGCGTTCAGCGTCTTCAACCTCCCGCTGTCGCACGCCCTCGGGATTGCCGAGCCGGCCCCGGGAGACTGGAAGCTGACCCAACTCGGGTGGGTCTTTACGCTTGCCATCGTGTTCTTGGGTCTCTCGGCGGCCAGGTTCGGTCGATGGCTGGAACGGGTCGGTCCGAGGACCAGCGGATTGGCCGCCGCCGGCTGTTGGGGCGCCGGCTTCCTGATCGCCGCGGCCGGGGTGTCCAGTCATCAGCTCTGGCTGGTCTTGCTGGGGTACGGGGTGGTAGGCGGGTGCGGGCTTGGTCTTGGGTACATCACGCCGGTTTCGACCCTGATCAAGTGGTTTCCTGACCACCGCGGCATGGCCACCGGCATGGCGATCATGGGATTTGGGGGAGGCGCGATGATCGCGGCGCCCCTCTCGACGGCGTTGATGCGCCGGTTTGCCGGCCCGGATTCGGTGGGCGTCGCCGAGACGTTCGTCGTGCTGGGCATCGGCTACGCGGCATTGATGGCGGTGGGCGCCCTCCTGTTCCGGCTGCCGGCGCCGGGGTGGACTCCCGCGGGGTTCGACCCGGACCGCTTGGCTCGCCGGTCGATCACCAAGGAGAATGTCGATCCCGATACCGCAATCAAGACCCGTGTGTTTTGGTTGCTGTGGATCGTGCTTTGCCTCAACGTCACGGCCGGCATCGGGGTGCTGGGGCAGGCCAGCGCGATGATTCAGGAAGTGTTCGGCGGTCAGATCACCGCGGCCGCGGCCGCCGGGTTTGTCGGGCTACTCAGCCTCTTCAACATGGCGGGACGATTTTTTTGGTCGTCGCTTTCGGACCGAATTGGGCGGAAGCCGACCTACGCGATCTTCTTCGGGCTCGGGACGGCACTCTATGCGGCGGTGCCGGCCGCTGGAGCGCGGGGCGGAATCGGGCTTTTCGTGGCGTGCTTTGCGGTCATCCTGACCATGTACGGCGGCGGTTTCGCCACGATTCCCGCCTATCTCTCGGACCTTTTTGGGACCCGGTTCGTCGGCGCGATCCATGGCCGTTTGCTCACCGCTTGGTCAACGGCGGGCGTGCTCGGGCCGGTGCTGGTAAACTATCTCCGGGAGTACCAGATCGATCGGGGCGTTCCCAAGGCCCAGGCGTACAACGTCACCATGGTGGTGATGGCGGGGTTGCTGGTGGTTGGGTTCGCGGCGAACCTGGCCGTGCGTCCGGTGGCGGCGCGCTACTACCTGCCCCATCAGCCGGATGACGTCGGCGGGCCGAGCCTCGCTACGGTCCACGGCCCCCGGGCGCCGACCAGTACCTGGCCGGTCATCGCCGCCTGGCTGTTCGTCGGTGGGCCGCTGGCGTGGGGCGTGTGGAGCACGCTGGTCAAGGCCGCGCAGTTGTTTGCGAACCGTTAG
- a CDS encoding divalent metal cation transporter yields the protein MSKANRSTLVGAAFLMATSAIGPGFLTQTTVFTTQLKASFGFAILVSVLFDLVAQLNIWRVLVGSGQRAQVVANQVTPGLGHALSVLVAAGGLAFNIGNVAGAGLGLNVLFGIPVGVGAVASAALAIGVFLVKDAGRAMDRFAQVLGGLMVIVACYVAVAAAPPVGEAIVRTFVPLALDPLAIVTIVGGTVGGYITFAGAHRLVDAGLTGPAAVPAATRAALLGIGVATVMRVVLFLGALGVVSSGAAIDPANPPASVFQAAAGDLGYRFFGVVMWAAAITSVVGSAYTSVSFLTTLSARWHRSATGLTTGFIAVSTLVFLGVGRPVSILLAVGAINGLILPLGLGAMLVASRREPYRSVANQPAWLLAAGGLVSLVMLALGMYTLVTQVPSLFRG from the coding sequence ATGTCTAAAGCCAACCGCTCGACCTTGGTCGGGGCGGCATTCCTGATGGCCACCTCCGCCATTGGTCCGGGATTCCTGACCCAGACCACGGTGTTCACGACCCAGCTCAAAGCCAGCTTCGGGTTTGCGATCCTGGTGTCGGTGCTGTTCGACTTGGTGGCGCAGCTTAATATCTGGCGGGTGTTGGTGGGTTCGGGCCAGCGGGCCCAGGTGGTGGCCAATCAAGTGACGCCGGGGCTCGGCCACGCGCTCAGCGTGCTGGTGGCCGCTGGGGGACTTGCCTTCAATATTGGAAACGTCGCGGGGGCGGGGCTTGGCTTGAACGTCCTGTTCGGGATCCCCGTCGGGGTCGGGGCCGTCGCGAGCGCAGCGCTCGCGATCGGGGTCTTCCTGGTCAAGGACGCCGGTCGGGCCATGGATCGGTTTGCCCAAGTCTTGGGCGGGCTGATGGTGATCGTGGCCTGCTATGTCGCCGTGGCGGCCGCGCCGCCCGTCGGGGAGGCCATCGTTCGGACCTTCGTACCCCTCGCCCTCGATCCGTTGGCCATCGTGACCATCGTGGGCGGAACGGTCGGAGGTTACATCACCTTTGCGGGCGCTCATCGGCTGGTGGACGCCGGCCTGACCGGGCCCGCAGCCGTCCCCGCGGCCACCCGGGCCGCGCTGCTCGGCATCGGGGTGGCCACCGTCATGCGGGTCGTGCTGTTTCTCGGCGCGTTAGGCGTGGTGTCGTCCGGGGCGGCCATCGATCCGGCCAACCCGCCGGCGTCGGTATTCCAGGCCGCGGCCGGCGATTTGGGATATCGGTTTTTCGGAGTCGTGATGTGGGCCGCCGCCATTACCTCGGTAGTTGGGTCGGCCTACACCTCGGTGTCGTTCCTGACGACCTTGAGCGCCCGGTGGCACCGGTCCGCCACCGGATTGACCACCGGGTTCATCGCGGTGTCGACGCTGGTGTTCCTCGGGGTGGGCCGGCCGGTCAGCATCCTGCTCGCGGTCGGCGCCATCAACGGATTGATCCTGCCGCTTGGCCTCGGCGCCATGTTGGTGGCATCCCGGCGGGAGCCGTATCGATCGGTTGCCAACCAGCCGGCCTGGCTCCTGGCGGCCGGCGGCCTCGTGTCGCTGGTGATGCTCGCGCTGGGGATGTACACCCTGGTGACCCAGGTGCCATCCCTCTTCAGGGGGTAG
- a CDS encoding NADP oxidoreductase — protein MTAILRVAIVGAGPSGFFLAEKLLGQTDRPVAVDLYERLPVPYGLVRFGVAPDHEKIKAVTRSFDKVAGRPGFRFFGNVEIGRHLSVTQLREAYDAVAFTTGAQSDRRMGIPGEDLVNSHAATEFVAWYNGHPDFRDRHFNLDAESVAVVGVGNVAVDVARILSRSPDELAKTDIADHALEALCHSKVKNIYLLGRRGPAQAAFTTPEVKELGEMALADAVTLPREVALDPLSAAQVAADEDASVTRKIEVLTQFAERPPAGKPKCLTLRFLVSPTELINDGHGNVSAIRLAHNRLVEKHGAIAAEPTGESETIPVGLVFRSVGYRGTAIPGLPFDEKTGTVPNQGGRVSEGLYVAGWIKRGPSGVIGTNKPDAAATAEAILADCPFPKPPSAELLVPSAEIIDWAAWQRINTAETAQGKAGNRPRVKLTTIEAMLNAAR, from the coding sequence ATGACAGCCATTCTCCGGGTCGCCATCGTCGGGGCCGGTCCGTCCGGCTTTTTTCTGGCCGAAAAGCTCCTCGGTCAAACCGACCGGCCGGTGGCGGTCGATCTCTACGAGCGGCTGCCGGTTCCCTACGGCCTGGTGCGCTTCGGCGTGGCGCCCGACCACGAAAAGATCAAGGCGGTCACCCGGAGCTTCGACAAAGTGGCCGGCCGGCCCGGCTTTCGGTTCTTCGGTAACGTCGAGATCGGGCGCCACCTCTCGGTCACTCAGCTTCGCGAAGCCTACGACGCCGTGGCGTTCACCACCGGCGCCCAATCGGACCGGCGGATGGGCATCCCGGGCGAGGATCTGGTCAATAGCCATGCGGCCACCGAATTCGTCGCGTGGTACAACGGCCATCCCGATTTCCGCGACCGGCACTTCAACCTCGACGCCGAAAGTGTCGCGGTCGTCGGAGTCGGCAACGTGGCGGTCGACGTGGCCCGAATCCTGTCACGCTCGCCCGACGAACTGGCCAAGACCGATATCGCCGACCACGCCTTGGAGGCGCTCTGCCACAGCAAGGTCAAGAACATCTATCTGTTAGGCCGACGGGGCCCCGCCCAGGCCGCATTCACGACCCCCGAGGTCAAGGAACTGGGTGAGATGGCCCTGGCCGATGCCGTGACCCTGCCCCGCGAAGTGGCGCTCGACCCGCTCTCGGCCGCCCAAGTGGCCGCCGACGAGGATGCCAGCGTCACTCGCAAGATCGAGGTCCTGACCCAGTTCGCCGAGCGCCCGCCGGCCGGCAAACCCAAATGCCTGACCCTCAGGTTCCTGGTGTCGCCCACGGAATTGATCAACGACGGCCATGGCAACGTGTCCGCCATCCGCCTGGCCCACAACCGGTTGGTCGAGAAGCACGGGGCAATCGCCGCCGAACCCACCGGCGAATCCGAGACCATTCCGGTCGGTCTGGTGTTCCGCTCGGTGGGCTACCGCGGCACCGCCATCCCCGGCCTCCCCTTCGACGAGAAGACCGGCACGGTCCCGAACCAGGGCGGCCGGGTATCCGAGGGCCTCTACGTGGCCGGCTGGATCAAACGCGGCCCGAGCGGCGTGATCGGCACCAACAAACCCGACGCCGCCGCCACCGCCGAAGCCATCTTGGCCGACTGCCCCTTCCCCAAGCCGCCGAGCGCCGAGCTCCTAGTGCCGAGTGCCGAGATCATCGATTGGGCCGCGTGGCAGCGGATCAACACCGCCGAAACCGCCCAAGGCAAAGCCGGCAACCGTCCCCGGGTCAAGCTCACGACCATCGAGGCGATGCTCAACGCGGCTCGCTAG
- a CDS encoding DUF1460 domain-containing protein yields MIAPLFAGVALVLAAGPGWTARDWRVFESKVRWGVAHRLDTLPVGAAIARLGATFVGTRYTPGTLEVPGPERVVVNLRELDCVTFVENTLALVRFIRDDGIAILRRPAAARARYEAYLRDLRYRSGVLAGYDSRLHYFSEWLDDNERRGRLTLITGRLGGVTDPERIDFMSTHRTAYRQLADSAIWERIRAIETGLAVRPPRIYLPKDRIGTVADSIQDGDVIAATSTVAGLDVAHTGFAIWKDGRLLLLHAPLVGRSVEISEFPLADRIQKITTQDGIMVARPR; encoded by the coding sequence ATGATCGCCCCGCTGTTCGCCGGGGTGGCCTTGGTCCTGGCGGCCGGTCCGGGCTGGACCGCTCGGGACTGGAGAGTCTTCGAGTCTAAGGTGCGGTGGGGCGTGGCGCACCGCCTGGACACCCTGCCGGTCGGCGCGGCCATCGCGCGGCTTGGGGCCACCTTCGTCGGGACCCGATATACGCCGGGCACGCTCGAGGTTCCGGGGCCGGAGCGGGTCGTGGTCAACCTGCGGGAACTCGATTGCGTCACCTTCGTGGAAAACACCCTGGCGCTGGTCCGGTTCATTCGGGATGACGGCATCGCGATACTCCGGCGCCCCGCCGCGGCCCGGGCCCGCTACGAGGCATACCTTCGCGACCTGCGCTACCGGAGTGGGGTGCTGGCAGGCTACGACAGCCGGCTCCACTATTTCTCGGAATGGCTCGACGACAACGAGCGCCGCGGCCGGCTGACTTTGATAACCGGCCGGTTAGGCGGAGTGACCGACCCCGAGCGGATCGACTTCATGTCGACCCACCGAACCGCCTACCGGCAACTCGCCGACAGCGCCATCTGGGAGCGGATCCGGGCCATCGAAACCGGACTCGCAGTCCGGCCTCCCCGGATCTACCTGCCCAAAGACCGGATTGGGACGGTGGCCGATTCGATTCAGGATGGTGATGTGATCGCGGCGACGTCGACCGTTGCCGGTCTCGATGTGGCCCATACCGGGTTTGCCATCTGGAAGGACGGCCGGCTGTTGTTGCTCCACGCGCCGCTGGTCGGCCGGAGCGTCGAGATTTCCGAGTTTCCGCTGGCCGACCGAATTCAGAAGATCACGACCCAAGACGGGATCATGGTCGCCCGGCCGCGCTAG
- a CDS encoding SDR family oxidoreductase: protein MFAPGIFKGQRILITGGGTGLGREMAAKFLILGADLYICGRRKGVVDQTAAELMAAHGGSVKAYQVDIKDAPAVDTMIQWIWDDGGPLTGLVNNAAGNFISRTEDLSPRGFDAIAGIVLHGTFYTTHAVGKRWIAGGHRGSVLSIVVTWVWTGSPFVVPSAMSKAGIHVMTQSLAVEWGRYGIRLNAIAPGTIPTEGASKRLAPDQDDPAESAKPNPMGRHGEMAELQNLAAFLMSDGCDWLTGQTIALDGAGHLANHGGFASLSAWGDAEWQQARDLIKAQNAKDKAAR, encoded by the coding sequence GTGTTCGCACCCGGCATTTTCAAGGGCCAGCGTATTCTCATTACCGGCGGCGGCACCGGCCTCGGTCGCGAAATGGCCGCCAAGTTCCTGATCCTCGGCGCCGATCTCTACATCTGCGGCCGGCGGAAGGGCGTCGTCGACCAGACCGCCGCCGAGTTGATGGCCGCCCACGGCGGCTCGGTCAAGGCCTACCAAGTCGATATCAAAGACGCCCCAGCGGTCGACACGATGATCCAGTGGATCTGGGACGACGGTGGACCGCTGACCGGTTTGGTGAACAACGCGGCCGGCAACTTCATCAGCCGGACCGAGGACCTCTCGCCCCGGGGCTTCGATGCCATTGCCGGCATCGTGCTCCATGGCACGTTCTACACGACCCACGCGGTCGGCAAGCGGTGGATCGCGGGCGGTCATCGGGGTTCCGTGCTGTCGATCGTGGTCACCTGGGTCTGGACCGGATCGCCGTTCGTGGTGCCGTCGGCCATGTCCAAGGCCGGCATCCATGTTATGACCCAGTCGCTGGCCGTGGAATGGGGCCGCTACGGGATTCGTCTCAATGCCATCGCACCGGGCACGATTCCTACCGAAGGCGCCTCGAAACGGCTGGCCCCCGATCAGGACGATCCGGCTGAGTCGGCCAAGCCGAACCCGATGGGGCGCCACGGCGAAATGGCCGAACTCCAGAACCTGGCCGCGTTCCTGATGTCCGACGGTTGCGACTGGCTCACGGGCCAAACCATCGCCCTCGACGGCGCCGGGCACTTGGCCAACCACGGCGGATTCGCCTCCCTCTCGGCCTGGGGTGACGCCGAATGGCAGCAGGCCCGCGACCTGATCAAAGCCCAGAACGCCAAGGACAAGGCTGCCCGGTGA